GGCTGTGTAACGGGCCGTAATCATGTCAAGCACCCGCCTGCGAAGCTCCGTGTCGGTGAAGAAATAGATATCCTCCCATGACTCCCCCTTCTTGCGGGCAGGCATTGATATCCACAGATTCCCGTCGTTTCCCAGCAGGCGGATTCCCCTGAGGACCACCCCTTGATAATTGAGTGACGCTATTGCCTTGAGGTTTCCGAAGCCGGTGATTGGCTTCACGAAAAGATTGGTGATCTCGTTTTCCATCAGCTTTCTCCTTTCATCTTGGTGACTGACGCGCAGCTTTCCCGGGATTCAGCGCCAAATCTTTCTTCCACCTAGAGTATACCCCAGAGAGATTGCCAGAATGTGTCACCGTTATTGCCATATCTCGTTTTTTGTTAATTTTCCGTGACGGCCTGAAAAACAGCCTGTAAGTCAAATGTTTACATTAATTTAAAGTCCTCTCCATTGAACAGA
This window of the Candidatus Eremiobacterota bacterium genome carries:
- a CDS encoding septation protein SpoVG family protein; translated protein: MENEITNLFVKPITGFGNLKAIASLNYQGVVLRGIRLLGNDGNLWISMPARKKGESWEDIYFFTDTELRRRVLDMITARYTADLVPVSH